A genome region from Bacteroides stercoris ATCC 43183 includes the following:
- a CDS encoding threonine-phosphate decarboxylase, with the protein MIDGHGDDSYKYSRPITANFSSNVYSKVNLSRLKAHLCECIGEIGNYPEPEPYTLEARIASRCQLPSGAVCVTNGATEAIYLIAQTFRGTNTAILQPTFSEYADACRMHGHRVSSLYQLPKEQDGYRLPDDVRMLWLCNPNNPTGTVAGKEYMRGLIEHNPQVCFIIDQSYEFFTLCPLFSPAEAAEYPNVLLLHSMTKRYAIPGLRLGYVTGSSGLLERLRTNRMPWSVNRLAIEAGLFLLENDVPEPLDVAAYLQETARLGKALKAVGGLDVWDTQTHFMLVQLRMGKASALKEYLAGEHGILIRDASNFAGLDEHFFRIATQTPEENDRLVAAIEEFMAG; encoded by the coding sequence ATGATCGACGGACACGGAGACGATTCCTATAAATACAGCCGCCCGATAACGGCAAATTTCAGTTCCAACGTGTACAGCAAAGTGAATCTTTCCCGTTTGAAAGCTCATCTTTGCGAATGTATCGGGGAGATAGGCAATTACCCCGAACCCGAACCCTATACGTTGGAAGCCCGTATAGCTTCCCGCTGTCAGCTGCCGTCCGGAGCTGTTTGCGTAACGAATGGCGCAACGGAGGCCATATACCTTATTGCACAGACTTTCCGGGGTACGAATACAGCTATCCTGCAACCCACTTTCAGCGAATATGCGGATGCCTGCCGTATGCACGGACACCGGGTGAGTTCGCTTTATCAACTGCCGAAGGAGCAGGACGGGTATCGCCTGCCGGACGATGTGCGGATGCTGTGGCTCTGCAATCCCAACAATCCCACGGGAACGGTGGCCGGTAAAGAATATATGCGCGGATTGATTGAACATAATCCGCAGGTTTGTTTTATTATAGACCAGTCTTATGAGTTCTTTACGCTGTGTCCGCTTTTCTCTCCGGCAGAGGCGGCGGAGTATCCGAATGTACTCCTGCTGCATTCCATGACGAAAAGGTATGCGATTCCCGGTTTGCGGCTTGGATATGTAACGGGCAGTTCCGGTTTGCTGGAGCGGCTGCGCACCAACCGTATGCCGTGGTCGGTCAACCGGCTTGCCATTGAAGCAGGACTTTTCCTGTTGGAGAACGATGTGCCCGAACCGTTGGATGTGGCTGCTTATTTGCAGGAGACGGCGCGTCTGGGCAAGGCGCTTAAAGCCGTAGGCGGATTGGACGTTTGGGATACGCAGACGCATTTTATGCTGGTGCAGCTTCGCATGGGCAAGGCGTCTGCCTTGAAAGAGTATCTTGCCGGGGAGCATGGCATACTCATTCGGGATGCGTCCAACTTTGCGGGACTGGACGAGCACTTTTTCCGCATAGCCACACAGACACCGGAAGAGAACGACAGACTGGTGGCGGCGATAGAGGAATTTATGGCGGGGTAG
- the cbiB gene encoding adenosylcobinamide-phosphate synthase CbiB, with protein sequence MEDIIIFLGIAFNLNLPLLTAWLLDHWLGDPVWLPHPVVAFGKAISFCEHRLNKGNARFLKGAVMSLVLVAGVYLLTLFLLRWAAHYSPGLLLTLQVLLIFYCLAGTTLVREVCGVFKAVDRSLEEGRKQVARIVGRDTSGLSAQEVRTAALETLAENLSDGVIAPLFWYMLLGVPGMLAYKMINTLDSMIGYRNERYRRFGCFAARLDDVANYIPARLTAFLMVAVSGRFPLLLFVGKYGSKHASPNSGYPEAALAGILDCRFGGPHNYFGEEVWKPYIGDNKRPLTTEDMRIAVRINRSVEWIMVIIVVATATCMYVIPSFF encoded by the coding sequence ATGGAAGATATAATCATATTTTTAGGCATTGCTTTCAATCTGAACCTGCCGCTGCTTACGGCATGGCTGCTCGACCACTGGTTGGGCGATCCTGTCTGGCTGCCGCATCCTGTGGTGGCTTTCGGAAAGGCCATTTCGTTCTGTGAGCATCGTCTGAATAAGGGGAATGCCCGTTTTCTGAAAGGGGCTGTCATGTCGTTGGTACTGGTGGCAGGCGTTTATCTGCTTACATTGTTCCTGCTGCGTTGGGCAGCGCATTATTCTCCCGGTCTGCTTTTGACTTTGCAGGTGCTGCTCATCTTTTATTGCCTTGCGGGTACTACGCTGGTGCGAGAAGTCTGCGGGGTGTTTAAGGCTGTAGACCGTTCGTTGGAAGAAGGAAGGAAGCAGGTAGCCCGTATTGTGGGGCGCGACACTTCCGGACTTTCGGCGCAGGAAGTACGTACGGCGGCATTAGAGACGTTGGCAGAGAACCTGAGCGACGGCGTAATCGCTCCGCTGTTCTGGTATATGTTGCTGGGTGTGCCGGGTATGCTTGCCTATAAGATGATAAATACACTCGACTCCATGATAGGGTATAGGAATGAACGCTATCGTCGGTTCGGCTGTTTCGCGGCACGTCTGGACGATGTAGCCAACTATATCCCCGCCCGTCTGACGGCTTTTCTCATGGTGGCGGTTTCCGGCAGATTCCCGTTGCTGCTTTTTGTGGGGAAATACGGCAGCAAGCATGCCAGTCCCAATTCCGGCTATCCGGAAGCGGCGCTTGCCGGAATATTGGACTGCCGCTTCGGTGGTCCTCACAACTATTTTGGCGAGGAAGTGTGGAAACCTTATATCGGCGACAATAAACGGCCTTTGACAACCGAAGACATGAGGATTGCCGTGCGCATCAACCGCAGTGTGGAATGGATAATGGTAATCATCGTTGTTGCTACCGCTACCTGTATGTACGTTATTCCCTCATTCTTCTGA
- the cobC gene encoding alpha-ribazole phosphatase has translation MEVILIRHTSVDVPPGVCYGQTDVPLKPTFEQEAAVTQENLKAFLPFDHVYTSPLTRCVRLATYCGYPDAERDKRIMEINFGSWEMKPFDRNDDPRLQEWYADYLNVAATGGESFAMQYRRVSDFLDELKGKPYQRVAVFAHGGVLICAQIYAGIIKPEEAFSALTPYGGIVRITL, from the coding sequence ATGGAAGTTATACTTATTCGTCACACATCCGTCGATGTACCGCCCGGCGTATGCTACGGACAAACGGATGTTCCCCTGAAACCGACATTCGAACAGGAAGCGGCCGTTACCCAAGAGAACCTGAAAGCCTTTCTGCCTTTCGACCATGTATATACCAGTCCGCTTACGCGCTGCGTACGCCTTGCCACCTATTGCGGCTATCCGGATGCAGAACGTGACAAACGGATTATGGAAATAAACTTCGGCAGTTGGGAAATGAAACCTTTCGACCGCAACGACGACCCGCGCCTACAGGAGTGGTATGCCGACTATTTGAATGTAGCAGCTACGGGCGGAGAGTCGTTCGCCATGCAGTACCGGCGTGTCAGCGACTTTCTCGATGAGCTGAAAGGAAAGCCCTACCAGCGGGTGGCCGTTTTTGCCCACGGCGGCGTCCTGATTTGCGCACAGATATATGCCGGCATCATCAAACCCGAAGAGGCATTCAGCGCACTGACACCCTATGGCGGTATCGTCAGGATTACCCTTTAG
- a CDS encoding adenosylcobinamide-GDP ribazoletransferase, whose amino-acid sequence MNILAAFIFFTRLPFWKIREVPAACFKHVVPYWPLTGWLTGGIMAGTLWLTGQILPVSLAWIIAIIARLFVTGCLHEDGLADFLDGFGGGTTRERTLAIMKDSHIGSYGVIGLIFYFLLLLQMRNLPLNFLCILVFCGDCWCKFCASQLINCLPYARKEEDSKAKVVYNRMSRQELISAFICGLLPFVLLLPVKMWPATLFPLLAFVLLCRLMKRRLQGYTGDCCGAAFLLCELAFYIGSLVLVYVYAGFGIDFLTDFVSVPFYFH is encoded by the coding sequence ATGAACATACTGGCTGCATTTATCTTCTTCACCCGACTGCCCTTTTGGAAAATCAGGGAAGTACCCGCCGCATGTTTCAAGCATGTAGTACCCTACTGGCCGCTAACCGGCTGGCTGACGGGCGGCATCATGGCAGGCACTCTCTGGCTGACCGGACAGATACTGCCCGTATCCCTTGCCTGGATTATAGCCATCATCGCCCGCCTGTTTGTTACGGGATGCCTGCACGAAGACGGGTTAGCGGACTTTCTGGACGGGTTCGGCGGCGGCACCACCCGCGAGCGTACGCTTGCCATCATGAAAGATTCCCATATAGGAAGCTACGGAGTTATCGGACTGATATTCTATTTCCTATTGCTGTTACAGATGCGCAATCTGCCTCTGAATTTCCTTTGTATCCTTGTTTTCTGCGGCGACTGCTGGTGCAAGTTCTGCGCATCCCAACTCATTAACTGCCTGCCATACGCCCGAAAAGAAGAAGACAGCAAGGCTAAAGTCGTGTACAACCGCATGAGTCGCCAGGAATTGATATCCGCCTTCATCTGCGGATTGCTTCCTTTCGTCTTACTCCTGCCGGTAAAGATGTGGCCTGCCACCCTCTTCCCGCTGCTCGCATTCGTACTGCTGTGCCGCCTTATGAAACGCCGCCTGCAAGGATATACGGGTGATTGCTGCGGAGCGGCTTTCCTGCTTTGCGAACTGGCATTCTACATAGGCAGCCTTGTATTGGTATATGTCTATGCAGGTTTTGGAATCGATTTCCTTACGGACTTTGTCTCGGTTCCCTTTTATTTTCACTAA
- the cobT gene encoding nicotinate-nucleotide--dimethylbenzimidazole phosphoribosyltransferase has product MKTFDIIGPDEAIRPALVEKINNLTKPKGSLGMLESLALQVGLIQQNLTPILQHPQNIIFAADHGIVEEGVSLSPKEITWQQISNFLHGGAGVNFLCRQHGFALKIVDAGVDYDLPYEKGIINMKVRKGTRNYLHEAAMTETEMELCLERGAEVVLRCREEGSNILSFGEMGIGNTSSSSLWMSCFTGIPLKECVGAGSGLDDAGIRHKYEVLKQSLDNYKGDGSPRDIIRYFGGLEMVMAVGAMLQAAELKMIILVDGFIMTNCILAAAKLYPEVLHYAVFGHCGDECGHKLVLDSLNAKPLLHLGLRLGEGTGAICAYPIIESAVRMINEMDNFAHASITKYF; this is encoded by the coding sequence ATGAAGACATTTGATATAATAGGACCGGATGAAGCTATACGACCGGCACTGGTTGAGAAAATCAATAACCTGACCAAGCCGAAAGGGTCTTTGGGAATGCTGGAAAGCCTTGCGCTTCAGGTAGGGCTCATCCAGCAAAACCTGACTCCCATTCTGCAACATCCTCAGAATATCATCTTTGCTGCCGATCATGGTATTGTAGAGGAAGGTGTCAGCCTCTCACCCAAAGAAATTACCTGGCAACAAATCAGTAATTTCCTTCATGGAGGTGCCGGCGTCAATTTTCTGTGCCGCCAGCACGGATTTGCATTAAAGATAGTGGATGCGGGAGTTGATTATGACCTGCCTTATGAAAAAGGAATCATCAATATGAAAGTGCGCAAAGGCACACGCAACTATCTGCACGAAGCTGCAATGACCGAAACGGAAATGGAACTTTGCCTGGAACGGGGTGCGGAAGTGGTGCTCCGTTGCCGCGAAGAAGGCAGTAACATACTCAGTTTCGGGGAAATGGGGATAGGCAACACATCCTCTTCTTCCCTATGGATGAGTTGCTTCACCGGCATTCCGCTAAAAGAATGCGTCGGTGCGGGAAGCGGGCTGGACGATGCAGGCATCCGCCATAAGTACGAAGTCTTGAAACAGTCGTTGGACAACTACAAAGGAGACGGTTCGCCGCGTGACATCATCCGCTACTTCGGCGGGTTGGAAATGGTTATGGCAGTAGGCGCCATGCTGCAAGCCGCCGAGCTGAAAATGATTATTCTGGTAGACGGCTTCATCATGACAAACTGTATCCTTGCCGCTGCCAAGCTGTATCCCGAAGTGCTGCATTATGCCGTATTCGGACATTGCGGAGATGAATGCGGGCATAAACTTGTACTTGACTCATTAAATGCCAAACCATTGCTACACTTAGGATTAAGACTCGGAGAAGGCACGGGAGCTATCTGTGCATATCCCATTATAGAATCGGCTGTCCGCATGATTAATGAAATGGATAACTTCGCACACGCTTCCATCACCAAATACTTTTAA
- the cobU gene encoding bifunctional adenosylcobinamide kinase/adenosylcobinamide-phosphate guanylyltransferase, with the protein MRRIILITGGARSGKSTYAEKLALSLSPTPVYLATARIWDEEFRKRVIHHQERRGPEWTNIEEDKKLSRHSLSGRTVLIDCITLWCTNFFFDLDADTDRSLAAAKAEFDRFTAQDATFIFVTNEIGMGGTSENEIQRKFTDMQGWMNQYVASRADEVILMVSGIATKIKCE; encoded by the coding sequence ATGAGACGAATCATACTTATTACCGGTGGAGCACGCTCGGGCAAAAGTACCTATGCGGAAAAGCTGGCGCTCAGCCTCTCGCCCACCCCTGTCTACCTCGCTACGGCACGTATATGGGATGAAGAATTCCGCAAACGGGTGATACACCATCAGGAAAGGCGCGGACCGGAATGGACAAACATAGAAGAAGATAAAAAGCTGAGCCGCCACTCGCTGTCCGGACGCACCGTACTGATAGACTGCATAACGTTGTGGTGTACCAATTTCTTTTTCGACCTGGATGCCGATACAGACCGTTCCCTTGCCGCAGCCAAAGCCGAATTCGACCGCTTTACAGCACAGGATGCCACATTTATATTTGTCACCAACGAGATAGGTATGGGCGGCACATCCGAAAACGAAATACAACGGAAGTTTACGGATATGCAAGGCTGGATGAACCAGTATGTGGCTTCACGGGCAGATGAAGTGATTTTAATGGTGTCGGGGATTGCAACAAAAATTAAATGTGAATAA
- a CDS encoding site-specific integrase, protein MATVKFYLDKRRQKKDGTYPIKLNVFHNKQIMIATQLSASEKEWNGNEYSVRAQNYKPRNIVARGIINKAETVIFTLEQQEKLKSTTDKALKKLIEDAISSKVENQKTFLYYLDEFVSKKTNQGTKSIYTTTRNKIEEYDSHCTFESMDKSWLENFEAWMAKTMKVNAYAIHLRNIRSVFNYAIDEEYTTLYPFRRFSIKKEETRKRSLTAEQLRLLRDYPCEEYQIRYRDMFMLMFYLIGVNAADLFNAKHSALVNGRFEYKRAKTGKLYSIKVEPEAQAIIEKYKGKDYLLNIMDEYGNYKDFLHRMGIGLKQIGETERKGLGGKKSRNPLFPDLSSYWARHTWATVAAELDVPKEVIAHALGHSWANSTTTDIYIRFDMKKVDEANRKVIDFVNNINV, encoded by the coding sequence ATGGCAACGGTTAAATTCTACCTTGATAAAAGAAGGCAAAAAAAAGATGGCACTTATCCGATAAAGTTGAATGTATTCCACAACAAACAAATAATGATAGCTACGCAGCTAAGTGCATCGGAAAAAGAATGGAATGGGAATGAATATTCTGTGCGTGCACAAAATTACAAGCCGAGGAATATAGTTGCCCGTGGAATAATAAACAAGGCGGAAACAGTAATATTTACTTTAGAGCAACAAGAAAAGTTGAAATCAACTACAGACAAAGCTTTGAAGAAGTTGATAGAGGACGCTATAAGTAGCAAGGTTGAAAATCAAAAGACGTTTCTCTATTATCTTGATGAATTCGTTTCCAAGAAAACCAATCAGGGGACTAAGTCTATATATACAACCACAAGAAACAAGATTGAGGAATACGATAGTCATTGTACTTTTGAGAGCATGGATAAGTCATGGCTGGAAAACTTTGAAGCGTGGATGGCAAAGACGATGAAGGTTAATGCCTACGCTATTCATTTACGGAACATACGTAGTGTATTCAACTACGCCATTGATGAGGAGTACACAACATTGTATCCATTCAGAAGATTTTCAATAAAGAAAGAGGAAACCCGAAAACGCAGCCTTACAGCAGAACAACTTAGGTTATTGAGAGATTATCCATGTGAGGAATACCAGATTAGATATAGGGATATGTTCATGCTCATGTTCTATCTCATAGGGGTAAATGCAGCCGATTTGTTCAACGCAAAACATTCTGCATTGGTAAATGGTCGTTTTGAATATAAAAGAGCTAAGACGGGGAAATTATACAGTATTAAAGTAGAACCGGAAGCGCAGGCTATAATTGAGAAATACAAAGGGAAGGATTATCTTCTTAATATAATGGACGAATACGGAAATTACAAGGATTTCCTACATCGTATGGGAATAGGGTTAAAACAGATTGGAGAGACAGAAAGGAAGGGATTGGGAGGGAAAAAGAGTAGAAATCCTTTATTCCCTGATTTGTCCTCATATTGGGCAAGACACACATGGGCCACGGTAGCGGCAGAACTCGATGTCCCCAAAGAGGTAATCGCCCACGCGCTTGGGCATAGTTGGGCGAACAGTACAACAACCGACATCTATATCCGTTTCGATATGAAAAAAGTTGATGAAGCGAATAGAAAGGTCATTGATTTCGTGAACAATATCAATGTGTAA
- a CDS encoding terminase small subunit — MKGLTIKQENFCNYYIESGNASDAYRRAYSSKKMKDKQVWEESCKLLSNPKVAQRVKELQEEQKNKSDITKERILQELSGIAFSSIASMHNTWIERKEFDELSDKEKSAIKSISTKILKKNIGTSDAPEIVDVEYVKIELYDKIKAIERICKMLGFDEPTEIEMNTSKPISVEEAKKLIERL, encoded by the coding sequence ATGAAAGGACTTACAATCAAACAAGAGAATTTTTGCAACTACTACATCGAAAGTGGCAATGCTTCTGATGCTTATCGTCGTGCCTATTCGTCCAAGAAGATGAAAGACAAACAAGTGTGGGAAGAATCTTGCAAGTTGTTGTCCAACCCAAAGGTAGCCCAAAGGGTCAAAGAGTTGCAGGAGGAACAAAAAAACAAATCGGATATAACTAAAGAACGCATTCTACAAGAATTGTCCGGTATAGCTTTCTCATCCATTGCCAGCATGCACAACACATGGATAGAGCGTAAAGAATTTGATGAACTCTCTGACAAAGAGAAATCAGCAATAAAAAGTATATCTACCAAGATATTGAAAAAAAATATCGGAACAAGTGATGCTCCGGAAATTGTAGATGTTGAATATGTGAAGATAGAACTTTATGATAAGATAAAGGCTATTGAGCGTATATGTAAAATGCTTGGGTTTGATGAGCCTACCGAAATAGAGATGAATACCAGCAAACCCATAAGTGTCGAGGAAGCAAAGAAACTGATAGAAAGGCTATGA
- the terL gene encoding phage terminase large subunit encodes MMDGVRYLQAFCMSGVLNYTKFFFKSKTGRKFVVSRHHERICNALDDVISGKIQKLIINIAPRYGKTELAVKNFISYGLALNPSSKFVHLSYSDDLAHDNSEEIRDIVKSEEYQQLFPYVQIKRGTDSKKKWSTTAGGGVYAVSTGGQITGFGAGEVDDIDDKETEKEIDSILKGARFSGAIVIDDPIKPEDALSDVKREKVNQRFETTIRNRVNSRNTPIVIIMQRLHENDLCGYLMKTEPGQWTVLSLPVIEKEADGKEFPLWEFKHTLDELHNLNRINPFVFETQYMQNPTPIEGLMYGTFKTYREIPYTNRAIRKNYTDTADTGSDRLCSIDYVDTEIGNFILSILYTDAPMEVTEPQVAALLAKDRVTIANIESNNGGRGFARNVERQSRIMGNNETEIKWFHQSGNKEVRIFTRSAEVMNLTYMPEGWEVLFPEFYAEIKSFRKFGKNAHDDGADALTGTVEKRGDFEYDSYEAATVAFSGIPIVEIHPLLNGRFLYAKAYVVHDTIYVDDAYIGELIPIKEIAALVAGADVNIETSQAMLHYIRDYRAEIGDVWARQENTGKLSYIEAFKGLIRDFKFKRDNKMSLFMRNLMDYDGKDVYEAMYVLCCIADRVKRKSKK; translated from the coding sequence ATGATGGACGGTGTACGGTATCTACAAGCATTTTGTATGTCGGGCGTTCTCAATTACACAAAATTTTTCTTTAAAAGTAAAACAGGGCGCAAATTTGTGGTGAGCAGACACCATGAACGCATATGTAATGCGTTGGATGATGTTATTTCCGGAAAAATTCAAAAACTGATAATCAATATTGCACCACGATATGGAAAGACCGAATTAGCCGTAAAGAACTTTATATCATACGGATTGGCACTCAACCCTTCCTCAAAGTTTGTCCATCTCTCATATTCTGACGATTTGGCTCACGATAATTCAGAAGAGATTAGAGACATAGTTAAATCAGAAGAGTATCAACAGCTGTTCCCGTATGTCCAGATAAAGAGAGGCACAGACAGCAAAAAGAAGTGGAGTACCACTGCTGGCGGTGGTGTATATGCGGTATCAACAGGTGGACAGATAACGGGATTTGGCGCTGGAGAGGTGGACGATATAGATGATAAAGAAACAGAAAAAGAAATAGATAGCATATTAAAGGGGGCAAGGTTTTCCGGCGCCATTGTCATAGACGACCCTATTAAGCCGGAGGACGCTTTGTCTGACGTGAAAAGGGAAAAGGTTAACCAACGCTTTGAAACTACTATCCGTAACCGAGTGAACAGCCGAAACACCCCGATTGTAATAATCATGCAGCGCCTGCATGAGAATGATTTGTGCGGCTATCTTATGAAAACAGAGCCAGGGCAATGGACTGTTCTTTCATTGCCGGTCATAGAAAAAGAAGCGGACGGGAAAGAATTTCCTTTGTGGGAATTTAAACACACATTGGATGAATTGCATAATCTCAATAGAATAAATCCATTCGTCTTTGAAACACAATATATGCAGAACCCTACACCTATAGAAGGTCTCATGTACGGTACATTCAAGACTTATAGGGAAATACCATATACCAACCGTGCCATTCGGAAAAATTATACCGATACCGCAGATACGGGCAGTGACAGATTATGTTCCATAGATTATGTGGATACAGAAATAGGCAACTTTATTTTAAGCATACTATATACGGACGCTCCTATGGAGGTTACGGAACCGCAAGTTGCAGCTTTGCTTGCCAAAGATAGAGTAACCATAGCTAACATTGAAAGCAATAACGGTGGACGTGGTTTTGCCCGAAACGTAGAGCGGCAATCACGGATAATGGGCAATAATGAAACAGAAATAAAATGGTTTCATCAGTCGGGGAATAAGGAAGTTCGAATATTTACCCGCTCCGCTGAGGTTATGAATCTTACATATATGCCGGAAGGTTGGGAAGTGCTCTTTCCTGAATTTTATGCAGAGATAAAATCTTTTAGGAAGTTCGGAAAAAACGCACATGATGATGGGGCAGATGCTCTTACCGGAACCGTAGAAAAACGCGGAGATTTTGAATATGACAGCTATGAGGCGGCGACAGTCGCATTTTCCGGCATTCCAATTGTAGAAATACATCCACTGCTTAATGGGCGTTTTCTGTATGCGAAAGCGTATGTTGTACATGATACAATATATGTGGACGATGCGTATATAGGAGAATTGATTCCCATCAAAGAAATCGCCGCGCTGGTCGCTGGTGCCGATGTAAACATTGAGACTTCGCAGGCGATGCTTCATTATATACGCGATTATAGGGCTGAAATAGGTGATGTGTGGGCAAGGCAAGAAAATACAGGGAAACTTTCTTATATTGAAGCATTTAAGGGGCTAATTCGAGATTTTAAATTCAAGAGAGATAATAAAATGTCCTTATTTATGCGTAATCTAATGGACTATGACGGCAAAGATGTCTATGAAGCAATGTATGTATTGTGCTGTATAGCGGATAGAGTAAAAAGAAAATCAAAAAAATAA
- a CDS encoding phage portal protein, translating to MYDNVNRVERDAAGNYWFLSDLFGRRSKWKVYYDMTDNLDKAGALVSCTPFFTVVDKIGSMMSRGIPYVVDKDGNEKRTFADIRNILNAPNPLQTFSSFVKQIEICLKVFGYCPIVLVRATKTSTPKAMWIIPPEIFHMEGTGKVFRQYELKNIISSVYIDCNGTRLELEDYEYLVIYDSNIVINSGATADVKFESVSDSLSQPISNWVASMSASHTLLVNGGPKGVLYNDYTDQMGNVALSSEDEKDIKDRFKRDYGLVNKEYPILVTRYKLGWLPLDFNADELKLHEEDKRCTDKIANAMGINANLFTDAKYDNLESAGKKAYQDVIIPDSRKIAECLSKAICPEGVFIKIDFTDVECLQTNKETEANTLVKVADALQRLIDKSLITHDEARIEVARYIDIDPDNPKGDFDSNAASSASVENNVNNSKENGNNDK from the coding sequence ATGTATGATAATGTAAATCGGGTAGAAAGAGATGCAGCAGGAAACTACTGGTTTTTGTCCGATTTGTTTGGAAGGCGTTCCAAATGGAAAGTATATTATGACATGACTGACAATTTGGATAAAGCCGGAGCGCTTGTTTCCTGTACGCCTTTCTTCACTGTAGTTGATAAAATCGGTTCTATGATGTCCCGTGGTATTCCTTATGTGGTAGATAAGGATGGAAATGAAAAAAGGACATTTGCCGATATACGTAATATACTCAACGCTCCCAATCCGCTGCAAACATTCTCTTCATTTGTAAAGCAAATTGAAATATGTCTTAAGGTATTCGGCTATTGTCCAATTGTTCTTGTTAGAGCGACAAAAACAAGCACTCCTAAGGCAATGTGGATAATTCCACCTGAGATTTTCCATATGGAAGGAACCGGTAAGGTGTTTCGCCAATACGAACTGAAAAATATTATATCAAGTGTATATATAGACTGTAACGGAACTCGATTAGAGTTGGAGGACTATGAATATCTTGTAATATATGACAGCAATATAGTAATAAATAGCGGTGCGACTGCTGATGTCAAATTTGAGTCCGTTTCAGATAGCCTTTCCCAGCCTATATCAAACTGGGTAGCTTCTATGTCTGCAAGCCATACATTGCTTGTAAATGGTGGTCCTAAAGGCGTGCTCTATAATGATTATACTGACCAGATGGGAAATGTTGCCCTTTCCTCGGAAGATGAAAAGGATATAAAGGACAGATTTAAACGTGATTATGGCTTAGTAAACAAGGAATATCCCATTTTGGTGACACGTTACAAATTAGGATGGCTTCCTCTTGATTTTAATGCTGATGAATTAAAACTTCATGAAGAGGATAAGAGGTGTACAGATAAGATTGCCAATGCAATGGGCATAAATGCCAATCTTTTTACGGATGCCAAATACGACAACCTTGAAAGTGCCGGGAAAAAGGCTTATCAGGACGTAATCATTCCAGATAGCCGAAAGATAGCAGAATGTCTTTCAAAAGCCATATGTCCGGAAGGTGTTTTTATTAAGATTGATTTTACAGATGTTGAATGCCTTCAAACCAATAAGGAGACAGAAGCCAATACATTGGTTAAAGTTGCTGATGCCTTACAGAGATTGATAGATAAGTCTTTGATAACACATGATGAGGCACGTATAGAAGTTGCAAGATACATAGATATTGACCCGGATAATCCAAAAGGAGATTTTGATAGCAATGCAGCAAGCAGTGCATCTGTTGAAAATAACGTCAATAACAGTAAGGAAAATGGAAACAATGACAAATAA